GACGCGGGCCAGGTGCTGCCCGAGGCACTTGTGCACGCCGCCGCCGAACGCGAAGTTGCCGCTCGCGTCGCGGGTGACGTCGAACCGGTCGGGCTCGGCGTACCGCTCGGGGTCCCGGTTCGCCGTCGAGAACAAGGGGAGCACCCGGTCGCCGGCCGCGATGCGCTGCCCGCGCAGCTCGATGTCCTCGGCCGCCACGCGGAGGATGCCGCCCTGGTTCACCGGGAGGTACCGCAGCAGCTCCTCGACAGCCCCGTCCCAGCCGGCCGGTCCCGACCGCGTGGCCGCCAGTTGCTCCGGGTACACGAGGAAGGCATGGATGCCGTACGCGATCAGCCGGTCCACCGCCTCGTGCCCGGCGATGGCCAGCGTGGCGATCGCGCCCGTGGCCTCCTCGGCGGTCAGCGCGTCAGCCCGGTCGGCGGAGACCAGGCGGGAGATCGGGTCGTCGCCGGGCGCCGAGCGCTTGTCGGCGGCGATCCGCGCGGAGATCTCCCAGATGGTCTGCCGTGCCGTGGCCGCGGTGGTCAGGTCCTGCGCCGCGACCAGCGTGGAGACCGCGTGGTCGAGGTCGGCGTAAAGCTGGTCGGGCAGGTCGTAGAGCGCCTGGATGACCAGCGACGGCAGCTTGTTCGCGTACGCCTCGACGAGGTCGGCGCCCGGCCCCGCCGCGACCACGTCGTCGAGCAGCCGGTCGGCCAGCTCGGTGATGGTCGGCTCGGCGGCACGCGCCGCCCGCAGGGAGAAGTCGTCGGCGAGCAGCCGCCGGTAGCGGGTGTGCTCGGGGCGGTCCATACCGGAGAACCAGCCCGGCGGCACCTCGGGGGCGTCCGGGAAGATGGACAGCGCGGAGGAGTACCGCGGATCCGTGGTCACGGCCTTGACGTCCTCTGCGCGCGACACCATCCAGTGCTGTACGCCGAACAGCTCGAACGGCGCGACCATGCCGCTGTGCAGGAGCCCGAGGTGGGCGTCCTGAGGGTCGAACGGGCACCGCCGGGGCGGCGCGGCGGCTGGGGTCTCACTGATGTCGGTCATGCTTTCACTCCCCATTTCGTGGCTATGCGAGCGAGCAGGCCGGTGATGGCCTCGTGCTCCGGGCTGCCGCGGCGCAGCCCCAGGATCGGGCCGTCGAGTGCGTCCAGGTCGCCGAGCACGGCCAGCACCGTGTCGACCTCGTCCTCGTCGTCCTCCGCGGGGTCCGGCGAAGGCGCGTACGGCGAAGGCACGTCAGACGGGGACGACGGCGTCTCCTCCGGCGTCGTGGCCGCGAACAGGCTGGTCAGGTGATCGGCGAGCCGGGCCGGCGTCGGGTGGTCGAACGCCACGCCGCCCGCGAGGGCCAGGCCCGTCGCCGCGGTCAGCCGGTTGCGCAGCCGGGAGGCGCCCAGCGAGTCCAGCCCCAGCTCCAGGAAGGAGGTGTTGTCGCGCACGCCGATCGTGTCGGCCCGGCCGAGCAGCAGGGCGACCTGGACGCGTACCAGGTCGAGCAGCGCGTCCCGGCGCGCCGCGGCGGCCATCAGGTCGTAGCGCTGCCTTTCCGGGTCCGGCGCCGGCGTCACCGCGGCCGGCGAGGCGCCGACCTGGCCGGTGGACGCGAGCCAATAGGTCTCCCGGCGGAACGCGTAGACGGGCAGGTCGACCGGGCGCCCACCGGCCAGGACGGCCGGCCACCGCAGGTCCACCCCGGCGGTGAACAGTTCCCCGGCCGCGGCGAGGATGCCGATCTCGTCGGGCACCCGCCGGGTGAGCAGCGGATGGAACGTGCCCTCGACGGTCTCGCCCGCCATCGCGCTCAGCGAGCCGGACGGCCCCACCTCGACGAACGTGTCCACCCCGAGGCCGGTCAGCGCGGTCAGCGCGGCGCCGAAACGAACCGGCCGGCGGGCGTGCCGCAGCCAGTAGTCCGGCGTGGTGAGGTCGCCCGGACCGGCCGGCTCGCCGGTCACCGTGGACACGACCGGCAGGGACGGCTCGCGGAAGGTGAGGGTTTCGAGCACCGCGCGGAACCCCTCCAGTACGGCGTCGACATCGCGGGAGTGGAAGGCCCGGCCGACCTGCAGGCGGCGCGCCTGGCGGCCGGCGGCGGCCTGCCCGCCGACGAACCTGTCCACGGCCTCCTCCGGCCCGGACACCACCGTCATCTCGGGACCGTTGACCGCGGCCACGTCCAGGTCCGGGGGAAGGACGGCACGGGTCTCGCTCTCGGACGCCCGTACCGCCGCCATCGCGCCGGGTGGCAGGTCCCGCAGCGCGGCACCGCGCGCGGCCACCAGCGACGCCGCGTCGGACAGCGACAGCACGCCCGCCACGTGGGCGGCGGCAACCTCGCCGATGGAGTGTCCGGCGACCGCGTCGGGCGTCAGACCCCACGAGGCCAGCAGCCGGTGGAGCGCCACCTCCAGCGCGAACAGCCCGGCCTGGGTGTAGAGCGTGTCGTCGGTCAGCTCCCGCCCGGCCTCGGTGAAGTACACGTGCGCGACGCCGTGCTCCAGATACGGGTCGAGCGCCGCGCACACCTCGTCCCACGCCTTGGCGAACACGGGATGGCGCCGGTACAGGGCCTGGCCCATGCCGTGCCTCTGGGTGCCCTGGCCGTCGAACAGGAACGCGACCCGCCGGTGGGGAACGGCCTCGCCCAGCTGCGTCCCCGGCCCCTGGTCACCGGTCGCCAGCAGGGAGAGCTCCCGCAGCAGCCCTTCGTGTTCGGCCGCCATCACGGCGGCCCGCCGCGGCAGCGGGGTGCGCGTGGTCGCCAGCGCGTACGCCACATCGCGCATCTTCTGCTCCGGGCGGGCGAGCAGGTGGGCGCGGAGTCGGCCGGCCTGTTCCCGCAGCGAGGGCAGGTCGTCGGCCGACAGCAGCAGCGGCACTGTTTCGTCGCCGTCGCCGTCGCCGTCGCCGTCGCCGTCGCCGTCGCCGGGCGGTTCGGCCGGTGCGGCGGCGTCCTCAAGGATCAGATGCGCGTTCGTGCCGCTGAGCCCGAAGGCGGACACCGCGGCCCGCCGCGGGCGATCACCGCGGGGCCATGGCTGTTCGCCGGTCAGCAGCTCGACCGCGCCCGCCGACCAGTCGACGTGTGGGGTCGGCTCGTCCACGTGCAGCGTCCGTGGCATCGTGCCGTGCCGCATCGCCTCGACCATCTTGATCACACCGGCGACCCCGGCGGCCGCGACGGTGTGCCCGATGTTCGACTTCAGCGAGCCGATGCGGACCGGCGGCCCGTCCGGGCGTTGCCCGTAGGTGGCGATCAGCGCGTCCGCCTCGACCGGGTCGCCGAGCGTGGTGCCGGTGCCGTGCGCCTCCACCACGTCGACGTCACCGGTCGCCAGTCCGGCGGCCCGCAGGGCGGATCGGATCACCCGCTGCTGCGCCGTGCCGTTCGGTGCGGTGAGCCCGTTGGAGGCGCCGTCGGAGTTGACGGCGCTGCCCCGGATCACCGCCAGCACCCGGTGACCGTGGCGTTCCGCGTCGGACAGCCGTTCCAGTACCACCAGCCCGGCGCCCTCGGACCAGCCCGTCCCGTCGGAGGCCGCGGCGAACGACTTGCACCGGCCGTCGGCGGCCAGCCCGCGCTGCCGGGAGAACTCGGTGAACAGCACCGGCGACGCCATCACCGCGACGCCACCGGCGAGGGCCAGCGAGCACTCGCCGTGCCGGAGCGCCTGCGCAGCGAGGTGCAGCGCCACGAGCGAGGACGAGCACGCGGTGTCGACGGTGACCGCCGGTCCGTGCAGTCCGAGGGAGTACGCGACCCGGCCCGACATGGCGCTGGTCGAGCCGCCGGTCAGCAGGTTGCCCTCGACCGCGGCGTCCACGCCGTACCCCTGGGCCGCGGCGCCCACGTACACGCCGGTCTCGCTGCCGCGCAGATTGCCCGGCGCGATCCGCGCGCGTTCGAGCGCCTCCCAGGCGATCTCCAGCAGGATCCGCTGCTGCGGATCCATGCCCAGCGCCTCCCGCGGGCTGATTCCGAAGAACGCCGCGTCGAAGCGGGCCGCGCCGGAGAGAAAACCACCTTCTCTGACGTACGAGCGCCCGGGCGCGTCGGGGTCGTCGTCGAAGAGCGAGTCGAGATCCCAGCCCCGGTCCGCTGGGAACGGGCCCACGGCGTCGCGCCCCTCGGCGACCAGGCGCCACAGCTCCTCGGGCGAGCTGATGTCGCCGGGCAGCCGGCAGGCCATGCCCACGATCGCGATCGGCTCGTCCTTGTCGGCGGAGGCCTCCACCGCCGGCTCCGCCACGTGATCCGTGATCAGCAGCGACAGCAGGTGGGTCGCCAGTGCCTCCGGGGTCGGATGGTTGAACACCAGCGTGCTCGGCAGGGTGAGCCCGGAGGCCGTGGCGAGGCGGTTGCGCAGCTCCACCGAGGTCAGCGAGTCGAAGCCCAGCTCCTGAAAGGGGCGGTCGGGCCGGATCGCCTCCGCGCCGGTGTGCCCGAGCACGGTGGCGGTCTCCGCGAGGACGACCTCCAGCAGGAGCCGGAGCCGCTCGGCGCCGGACGCGGCGCCCACCCGCGTGGTCAGGGACGCGGTCGTGGCGGCCTGCGGTGTCGCCCGCCGCGCCCTCGGCGCCAGCTCGCGGAGCAGCGGCGGCGGGTCGGTACGGGCCAGCCTGGCGGGATCGATCGTGGCCAGCACGAGGGACCGGTCGGCGGCGGCGAGGGCGAGATCCAGCAGGGCCATGCCCTGCTCGGCGGAGATCCGGTCGAAGCGGTTGTCGCCGGCCATGCCGGCGGTCATCGTGCTGGTGTCCTGCCACAGTCCCCAGTGGAGCGTCCGGGTGCGGGGATGGTGGTAGGCCAGCTGGGTGAGGAAATTGTTGGCGGCGGCGTAGGCGGCCTGGCCCGGATTGGCGAGCGTGGTGGCGGCGCTGCCGTAGTGGGTGATGTGCTTCAGGTTCGTCAGCGTCGCGGCGTGGCGGTGCAGGTGGTGGGCGCCGTCGACCTTGGGTGCGAGGACGGCGTCGAGCTGGTCGGGCGTCAAGGTCTGGATCGTGGCGTCGGACAGGACCCCGGCGGTGTTGACGATGACGGTGATCCCGGGATGGTCGGCGAAGACCCGGCCGAGGGCGTCGTGGTCGGTGAGGTCGCAGGCGATGCCGGTGGCGTCGACCCCGTCGGGGACGGCGCCGCTGCGGGAGAGCAGCAGCAGGTCGGTCACGCCGTGGGCGTCGTGCAGGTGGCGGGCGAGGATGCCGGCCAGGGTGCCCGATCCGCCGGTGATCAGCACGGTGTCGTGGCGGTCCAGGGCCTGCGGGACGGCGAGGGCGATCTTGCCGGTATGCCGGGCCTGGCTCATGTACGAGAAGGCGTCCTTGGCGTGGCGGACGTCGAAGACGGTGACGGGCAGGGGAGTGAGCGCGCCGTCGGCGAACAGGGTGTGCAACTCGGCGAGGATGTCGTGCAGGCGGTCGGGGCCGGCGTCGATGAGGTCGAACGCGTCGGCGGCGTCGCGGATGTCGGTCTTGCCCATCTCCAGGAACCGGCCGCCGGGCTTGAGCAGCGCGTACGAGGCGTCGATCAGCTCGCCGGTCAGCGAGTTGAGGACCACGTCCATCGGCGGGAACACCTCAGCGAAGCGGGCGTCGCGGGACGAGGCGATGTGGTCGTCGGGGATGCCCAGGGCGCGCAGCAGCGGCCATTTCGACGGGTGGGCGGTGGTGTAGAGGTCCGCGCCGAGATGCCTCGCGAGTTGGACGGCGGCCATGCCGACGCCGCCGGTGGCGGCGTGGACGAGCAGCCGTTGCCCGGGCTGGACACCGGACAGATGGGTGAGGGCGTAGTGGGCGGTGGCGTACGCGATGGGGACGGTCGCGGCGGTGTCGTGGCTCCACCGGTCGGGGATGTGGTGGACGAGGCGGGCGTCGGTGACGGCGCTGGGGGAGAAGGCACCGGTGAACAGGCCGTGCACGCGGTCGCCGACGGCGAATCCGGTGACGCCGTCGCCGACCTCGGTGATCGTGCCGGAGGCTTCGCTGCCCAGCTGCTGGCCGTGGGCGGTCAGGCCGAGGGCCAGCATGATGTCGCGGAAGTTGAGCCCGGCGGCGTGGACGGCGACGCGGACGTGTCCCGGCGGGCACGGTTCGGGTTCGGCCGGGGTGAGAGTGAGGTTGGTGAAGGTGCCGGGGTCGGGCACGGCCAGCCGCCAGTTGCCGGTGGCCGGCGGCGTGAGGGCGGTGGGATCGGTGCCCGGTCGCAGGCGCGGCGCGCTCAACTGTCGGTCACGACAGCGCAGTTGAGGTTCTCCGGCGGCGAGCAGGACGGCCGGGGCGAGGGTGTCGTCGGTGTCGGCCAGCACGAACTGGCCGGGGTGCTCGTTCTGGGCGACGGCGGCCATGGCCCAGGCGGGGCTGTCGGCCCGGGCGGTGACGAGGACCGGTGCCGTGAGGTCGTCGGCGAGAACGGTTCGCAGTTCGGTGAGCAGCGAGCGCAGGGTCGAGCGGCAGGCGTCGGGGTCCGGACCGGCCGGTGGACTGCCGATCACCCGCACGGTGTCCGGTCTGGCCTCCGGCAGGGCGACCGGTGCCCACACGGTGCGGAACACCGAGTGCGCCGGGACCGCCGTCCGCGCGGTGTGCGGGCGGGTGGTGACGCCGGCGATGGTCAGCACCGGTCGCCCGGCCGGGTCCACGGCGGTGACCGTGAAGCCGTGCCCGGTGGTGGGTGTGACCCGGGCCAGCAGACGTGTGGCGGCGACCGCGTGCAGGTGCACCTGGTCGAATGCGAACGGCAGGTGTACGCCGGTGCCCGGGGCGGCCACCAGGGTGGCGGCGTGCAGCACGGCGTCGGTCAACGCCGGATGGGCGCCGAAGCCCGCGGCGTCGCCCGGCAGGACGATCTCGGCGTAGACGTCGGCGCCGGAACGCCATGCGGTGCTGAGACCCCGGAAGGACGGACCGTAGCCGTAACCCGCCGCTTCCAGAGCGGGGTAGAAGCCGGTCAGGTCCACCGGCTCCGCGTCGTCGGGCACCGCGACCGGCGCGGGCGGCGTGGCCGGGCCCTCGGCGGCGAGCAGCACCGAGGCGTGCCGCGTCCAGGCGCCCGGCTGCCCCGAGTGGATCGTCGCGGTCAGGGCCGTACGGTCGATCGAGATCAGGAGGTCGACGGCGGCCGTGAGCGCCAACGGCGACTCGATGACGAGCTCGGCGACGCCGGCGGCGCCCACCTCGTCGGCGGCGTGCAGGGCAAGCTCGACGAAGGCTGTGCCCGGGAACAGGACGGTGCCGTTGACCGCGTGGTCCGTCAGCCATCCGTGTGGCCGCACGCGCCCGAGCAGCACGGTCGTGTCGCCCGGCAGCTCGACCGCGGTGTGCAGGAAGGGGTGCTTGAGGGTGCCCCCGGCGCTGCCGCCGCCGTCGATCCAGTGGCGCTGGTGCTGGAAGGGATAGGTGGGTAGTTCCGCGAAGGGCGCGGGCGGAATGATCGTGGTCCAGTCGACCGGCACACCGGCCACGAACGCCTGCGCCAGCGACGCCAGCATCCGCTCTCCGCCGCCGTCCTCACGCCGCAGGGTGGGGACGGTGACCGCGTCGTCGAGGGCGGGGATCAGCACCGGCCTCGCACTCACCTCGATGAACACCGCGTCGTCGAAACCCGCCGCCGCCGGGGCGAACCGGACCTGCTGCCGCAGATTCCGGAACCAGTACTCATCGTCCAGCGCACCGGTGACCCACGCCTCGTCCACGGTCGACAGCCACGGGATCACCGGTGCCTGCGACGGCACCGACACCACCGCACCGCGCAACGCCTCGACATGCGGGGTGTGCGACGCGTAGTCCACCGCGATCCGCCGCCCGCCATAACGAGCACGAACCGCCTCCACCGCGTCCGGCACACCCGCCACGACCGTCGAGGACGGCCCGTTCAACGCCGCCACCCACACCCCGTCAGGCAACTCGATACCGTCGGCAGGCAACGGAATCGACGCCATCGCCCCCTTGCCCGCCAGCGTCGAAGCAATCGCCTGACTGCGCAGCGCCACCACCTTCGCCGCATCAGCCAGCGACACCGCACCCGCGACACAGGCTGCCGCGATCTCACCCTGCGAATGCCCGATCACCGCGGACGGCTGCACACCCGCCGCCTGCCACACCGCCGCCAGCGACACCATCACCGCCCACGACGCCGGCTGCAACCACTCCACCCGATCCGGAGCATCAACCGCCTCCCACAGATCCAGATACGGCGACAACGCCTCCGCACACTCACTCATCCGCGCCGCGAACACCGGAGAGGCATCCAGCAACGCACGCCCCATCCCCGCCCACTGCGTCCCCTGACCCGGAAACACGAACACGACGTCGGGATCGGCCGAGGCGACTCCCGTCACGGTGGTGTCGCCGACGCGGACCGCCCGGTGGTCCAGCAACGCTCGCGTCGTGGCCAGGGCGAAGGCCACGTCCGTACCGGACTCCGCACGGGCTTGCAGCACGGCGAGGGCCTCGGGGTCCTTCGCGGAGAACACCAGGGGCACGGGCCCGGACACCACGGGAGTGAACGGCACCGCGGCCGGAACCTCCACGGCCGGCGCCTCCTCCACGATCACGTGCGCGTTCGTGCCGCTGACGCCGAACGACGAGACGGCCGCACGCCGGGGCCGACCCGGGGAGCCGGGCCACGGCACGTTCGAGGTCAGCAGCTCGACCGTGCCGGACGTCCAGTCCACGTGCGGCGAGGGCGCGTCGATGTGCAGGCTCCGCGGCATGGTCTCGTGCCGCATCGCCTGGATCATCTTGATCACCCCGGCGACTCCGGCGGCCGCCTGGGTGTGCCCGAGGTTCGACTTCACCGAACCCAGGCGCACCGGCTCGTCGGCGGTCCGTTCGCCGTACGTGGCCAGCACGCCCTGGGCCTCGATGGGGTCGCCGAGGGTGGTTCCGGTGCCGTGTGCCTCGACGAGGTCGATGTCGGCGGTGGTGAGGCGGGCGTCGGCGAGCGCGGCGCGGATGACGCGTTGCTGGGAGGGTCCGTTGGGGGCGGTGAGCCCGTTGGAGGCGCCGTCCTGGTTGACCGCCGACCCGCGGACCACGGCCAGGACGGGGTGGCCGTTGCGCCGGGCGTCGGAGAGTCGTTCGACCACGAGCACGCCGACGCCCTCGGACCAGCCCGTCCCGTCCGCCGACGCCGCGAACGCCTTGCAGCGGCCGTCCGCGGCGAGCCCGCGCTGCCGCGAGAACGATCGGAAGACCGTGGGGGACGTCATGACGGTGACGCCGCCGACCAGGGCCAGCGACGACTCGCCGGTGCGCAGCGACTGGGCGGCCAGGTGCAGGGCGACCAGGGAGGAAGAGCAGGCGGTGTCGACGGTGACCGCGGGTCCCTCAAGCCCGTAGAAGTAGGACAGGCGGCCGGAGACGACGCTCGCGGAGACCCCCGTGCCGATCCAGCCTTCCAGGTCGGGTTCGCCGGCCAGGAGCCCCGCGTAGTCCTGGCCGTTGCTGCCCATGAAGACGCCGGTGGCGCTGCCGCGCAGCTCGTCGGCGCGCAGGCCCGCGTGTTCGAGGGCCTCCCAGGAGACCTCCAGCAGGAGCCGCTGCTGTGGGTCCATGGCGGTGGCCTCCCGCGGGCTTATCCCGAAGAACGCCGCGTCGAACCCGGCCGCGTCGGTCAGGAAACCGCCCTGCCCGGTGGTGGAGCGGCCCACCGCGTCCGGGTCGGGGTCGACCAGGGTCTCCAGCTCCCAGCCGCGGTCACCGGGGAACGGGCCGATCGCGTCACCGCCGCCGACGACCAGCCGCCACAGGTCGTCCGCCGAGGCCACCCCGCCCGGATAGCGGCAGGCCATGCCCACGACGGCCAGCGGTTCGCCGGTGCGGGCGGTGGTCTCGGCCAGGCGCCGACGGGTCTCGTGCAGTTCGGCGGTGGTCCAGCGCAGGTATTCGACGATCTTCTCGTCGGCCATGTCAGCTCGTCCCTCTCGCCTCGTACGCCGCCGTGCCCCGATCGAGCACTCCGGCGGCGAGGTCGCCGATCGTCCGGTCCGGGTCGTCCATCGCCCGGTCGAGCACGTCCCCCACTGCGGCGAGCAGCGCCTCGATCGTGGCCCGGTCGAAGGTCGCCGCGTTGTACGAGGCCAGCCCGCTGAGCGCCCCGTCCGCGCTCTCGATCAGATGCACGGCCAGCTCGCTCGGCATGTCCACGGTCTGGTCGACGCTCACGTCCACCGGCGAGGCCGTCACCCCGGGTAGGTCGAGCACCGGCTGCAGCGCGCTGATCAGCTGGAACGAGACGTTCAGCGGCGGCGGGCCGGGGGCCAGCGCGTGGTAGAAGGGCAGATCCTGGTGGGCGTGCGCGGCCACCATGGTGGCGTGCACCCGCCGCAGCGCCTCCCGGAAGCCGGGCTCCCCGCTCAGGTCCGTCCGCAGCGCGATGATCTTGGCGAAGTAGCCGATCAGTGGCTCCGTCTCGGCCCGGGAGCGGTTGGCGAACGGCGCGGCGACGGTGACGTCACGGTTGCCGGTGAGCCCGGCGGCGACCGTGCAGAAGGCGGTCAGCAGCGTCTCGTACAGGGTGGCCCGTTCGGTCCGGGCCAGCTTGCGGGCCGCGTCGGCGGCCGGGGCGGGCAGCGTCCAGCGCAGCGTCGCGGCGGGGCCGGGGCGCCGGGGTCGACCGGCGGGCAGCTCCAGCGGGCGGTAGCCCGCGAGCCGCTCGCGCCAGTAGGCGTGTTCCGTGGCCAGGGGACGGTCACGTTCCCAGAGGGCGTGGTCGGCGTACTGCACGGCGAGAGGCGGCGGCGCGGCGCCCGCGTACAGGAGGGACACCTCGTCGGCCAGGACGCGCAGGGACCATCCGTCAGAGGCCAGGTGGTGACTGGTCAGCAGGAGCAGGTGATCGTCCGTGCCGAGGCGCCACAGGTGCGGGCGGACGAGCACGTCGCGGGCCAGGTCGAAGGGCCGGGCGACCTCTTCGCGGGTCAGTCGCGGGACGTCATCGGGCGTCGCATCGTCCACCGGCACCGGGACGGCCGATGGAGCACGGACAACGGTCCCGCCGTCCGGCGTGAAGCCCGTACGCAGAGCCTCGTGCCGGGCGACGACGGCGGTCAGCGCGCGCTCCAGCGCGGGCACGTCCAGCGGCCCGCGCAGCCGGTACGCCAGCGGAATGCTCCATGTCGAAGCGTCGAGCAGCGAGCCGTACCAGAGCAGCATCTGCTCCTGCGCGAGCGAGAGCGGCGCCGTGGCGTCCCGGGACCGGGCGGTCAGCGGCACCGCGCGGGAGGCGCCGTGCACGGCGCGGGCAAGTGTCTCGGGGGTGCGCCCCTGGAACAGCTCCCGCAGCGGGACGTCCACGCCCAGCTCGGCGCGGAGCCGGGAGGTGATCCGGGTGGCGAGCAGGGAGTGTCCGCCGAGCGCGAAGAAGTCGTCGTGGATGCCGACGCCGGGCAGGTCGAGCGCCTCCGCGAAGATCCG
This genomic stretch from Streptomyces sp. NBC_00878 harbors:
- a CDS encoding cytochrome P450; this translates as MTDISETPAAAPPRRCPFDPQDAHLGLLHSGMVAPFELFGVQHWMVSRAEDVKAVTTDPRYSSALSIFPDAPEVPPGWFSGMDRPEHTRYRRLLADDFSLRAARAAEPTITELADRLLDDVVAAGPGADLVEAYANKLPSLVIQALYDLPDQLYADLDHAVSTLVAAQDLTTAATARQTIWEISARIAADKRSAPGDDPISRLVSADRADALTAEEATGAIATLAIAGHEAVDRLIAYGIHAFLVYPEQLAATRSGPAGWDGAVEELLRYLPVNQGGILRVAAEDIELRGQRIAAGDRVLPLFSTANRDPERYAEPDRFDVTRDASGNFAFGGGVHKCLGQHLARVEMKVAYSRLLDRLPGLRLADPDATVPMAETIGFYSPARLIVTW
- a CDS encoding type I polyketide synthase, which codes for MADEKIVEYLRWTTAELHETRRRLAETTARTGEPLAVVGMACRYPGGVASADDLWRLVVGGGDAIGPFPGDRGWELETLVDPDPDAVGRSTTGQGGFLTDAAGFDAAFFGISPREATAMDPQQRLLLEVSWEALEHAGLRADELRGSATGVFMGSNGQDYAGLLAGEPDLEGWIGTGVSASVVSGRLSYFYGLEGPAVTVDTACSSSLVALHLAAQSLRTGESSLALVGGVTVMTSPTVFRSFSRQRGLAADGRCKAFAASADGTGWSEGVGVLVVERLSDARRNGHPVLAVVRGSAVNQDGASNGLTAPNGPSQQRVIRAALADARLTTADIDLVEAHGTGTTLGDPIEAQGVLATYGERTADEPVRLGSVKSNLGHTQAAAGVAGVIKMIQAMRHETMPRSLHIDAPSPHVDWTSGTVELLTSNVPWPGSPGRPRRAAVSSFGVSGTNAHVIVEEAPAVEVPAAVPFTPVVSGPVPLVFSAKDPEALAVLQARAESGTDVAFALATTRALLDHRAVRVGDTTVTGVASADPDVVFVFPGQGTQWAGMGRALLDASPVFAARMSECAEALSPYLDLWEAVDAPDRVEWLQPASWAVMVSLAAVWQAAGVQPSAVIGHSQGEIAAACVAGAVSLADAAKVVALRSQAIASTLAGKGAMASIPLPADGIELPDGVWVAALNGPSSTVVAGVPDAVEAVRARYGGRRIAVDYASHTPHVEALRGAVVSVPSQAPVIPWLSTVDEAWVTGALDDEYWFRNLRQQVRFAPAAAGFDDAVFIEVSARPVLIPALDDAVTVPTLRREDGGGERMLASLAQAFVAGVPVDWTTIIPPAPFAELPTYPFQHQRHWIDGGGSAGGTLKHPFLHTAVELPGDTTVLLGRVRPHGWLTDHAVNGTVLFPGTAFVELALHAADEVGAAGVAELVIESPLALTAAVDLLISIDRTALTATIHSGQPGAWTRHASVLLAAEGPATPPAPVAVPDDAEPVDLTGFYPALEAAGYGYGPSFRGLSTAWRSGADVYAEIVLPGDAAGFGAHPALTDAVLHAATLVAAPGTGVHLPFAFDQVHLHAVAATRLLARVTPTTGHGFTVTAVDPAGRPVLTIAGVTTRPHTARTAVPAHSVFRTVWAPVALPEARPDTVRVIGSPPAGPDPDACRSTLRSLLTELRTVLADDLTAPVLVTARADSPAWAMAAVAQNEHPGQFVLADTDDTLAPAVLLAAGEPQLRCRDRQLSAPRLRPGTDPTALTPPATGNWRLAVPDPGTFTNLTLTPAEPEPCPPGHVRVAVHAAGLNFRDIMLALGLTAHGQQLGSEASGTITEVGDGVTGFAVGDRVHGLFTGAFSPSAVTDARLVHHIPDRWSHDTAATVPIAYATAHYALTHLSGVQPGQRLLVHAATGGVGMAAVQLARHLGADLYTTAHPSKWPLLRALGIPDDHIASSRDARFAEVFPPMDVVLNSLTGELIDASYALLKPGGRFLEMGKTDIRDAADAFDLIDAGPDRLHDILAELHTLFADGALTPLPVTVFDVRHAKDAFSYMSQARHTGKIALAVPQALDRHDTVLITGGSGTLAGILARHLHDAHGVTDLLLLSRSGAVPDGVDATGIACDLTDHDALGRVFADHPGITVIVNTAGVLSDATIQTLTPDQLDAVLAPKVDGAHHLHRHAATLTNLKHITHYGSAATTLANPGQAAYAAANNFLTQLAYHHPRTRTLHWGLWQDTSTMTAGMAGDNRFDRISAEQGMALLDLALAAADRSLVLATIDPARLARTDPPPLLRELAPRARRATPQAATTASLTTRVGAASGAERLRLLLEVVLAETATVLGHTGAEAIRPDRPFQELGFDSLTSVELRNRLATASGLTLPSTLVFNHPTPEALATHLLSLLITDHVAEPAVEASADKDEPIAIVGMACRLPGDISSPEELWRLVAEGRDAVGPFPADRGWDLDSLFDDDPDAPGRSYVREGGFLSGAARFDAAFFGISPREALGMDPQQRILLEIAWEALERARIAPGNLRGSETGVYVGAAAQGYGVDAAVEGNLLTGGSTSAMSGRVAYSLGLHGPAVTVDTACSSSLVALHLAAQALRHGECSLALAGGVAVMASPVLFTEFSRQRGLAADGRCKSFAAASDGTGWSEGAGLVVLERLSDAERHGHRVLAVIRGSAVNSDGASNGLTAPNGTAQQRVIRSALRAAGLATGDVDVVEAHGTGTTLGDPVEADALIATYGQRPDGPPVRIGSLKSNIGHTVAAAGVAGVIKMVEAMRHGTMPRTLHVDEPTPHVDWSAGAVELLTGEQPWPRGDRPRRAAVSAFGLSGTNAHLILEDAAAPAEPPGDGDGDGDGDGDGDETVPLLLSADDLPSLREQAGRLRAHLLARPEQKMRDVAYALATTRTPLPRRAAVMAAEHEGLLRELSLLATGDQGPGTQLGEAVPHRRVAFLFDGQGTQRHGMGQALYRRHPVFAKAWDEVCAALDPYLEHGVAHVYFTEAGRELTDDTLYTQAGLFALEVALHRLLASWGLTPDAVAGHSIGEVAAAHVAGVLSLSDAASLVAARGAALRDLPPGAMAAVRASESETRAVLPPDLDVAAVNGPEMTVVSGPEEAVDRFVGGQAAAGRQARRLQVGRAFHSRDVDAVLEGFRAVLETLTFREPSLPVVSTVTGEPAGPGDLTTPDYWLRHARRPVRFGAALTALTGLGVDTFVEVGPSGSLSAMAGETVEGTFHPLLTRRVPDEIGILAAAGELFTAGVDLRWPAVLAGGRPVDLPVYAFRRETYWLASTGQVGASPAAVTPAPDPERQRYDLMAAAARRDALLDLVRVQVALLLGRADTIGVRDNTSFLELGLDSLGASRLRNRLTAATGLALAGGVAFDHPTPARLADHLTSLFAATTPEETPSSPSDVPSPYAPSPDPAEDDEDEVDTVLAVLGDLDALDGPILGLRRGSPEHEAITGLLARIATKWGVKA